The Psychrobacillus sp. FSL K6-2836 nucleotide sequence TAAATAATAAGCTAGAGTTGCTACTGATTTTGCTGGCATAACGTTTTCATCAGAAGGACTGGTACTTGCTGGATGCATTCCTTGCAAGTCTTCATTGTTTAAACCGGAAGAATTGACAAATTTATATCCTTCTAAGCCCATTTCTGCTGCTTTTTCATTCATCAACTTCACAAAATTCTCTTCGGTGCCTGCAATTGTTTCAGCAATGGCAATAGTTGCTGCATTTGCTGAGTATATAGCCATCGCTTCATAAAGCTCTTGAATAGAATAACTGCCGTCCTCACGTAGTGGTACATTACTTAAACGACGATCTTGAGAGATTTTGTATGTATATTCATTGACATTGTATTGTTGATCCCATGTTACTTTACCTTCTTCTATTGCTTCAAATAACAAATACTCCGTCATCATTTTCGTCATACTCGCTATACCTAACGATGACTCAGAATTCTTTTCATATAGAATTTTTCCTGTTTCTGCATCGATTAAAATTGCTGCATCTACATTTAAATTCAAACTTTCCTCTGCTTTTGTAGCAGCAGGCATACCACATACTACTGACACAAGAAACATCGGAAGTACTAGCCATTTTATCATTGATGTCATCCAAACCTTCTTCACTATCGTACCTCCACCTTTTGTTTTTATCATTGCCCATTTTATCACACTTTAGCACGGTAGGGACACTTGTACACAAAAAAGCACCCATTCGACCTAGTTTAAGACGACGAATGAGTGCAAAAGTTTCTATATTACGAAATTACTTATGATAGAGAGTAATTTGGAGCCTCTTTTGTAATTTGAACATCATGTGGGTGACTTTCACGTAATCCTGCACCAGTCATACGGATAAACTGTGCATTTTCTCGTAGACTTTCAAGTGTTCCTGTCCCACAATACCCCATTCCCGCTCGAACACCACCTAGTAATTGGTGAACAGTATCAGAAAGTGGTCCTTTATAAGGAAGACGACCTTCAATACCTTCTGGAACTAGTTTTTTTGCATCCTCTTGGAAATAACGGTCTTTTGAACCTTTTTCCATAGCCGCAATAGATCCCATTCCACGATAAGTTTTAAAACGTCTGCCTTGGAAGATTTCTGTCTCTCCAGGACTTTCTGTCGTACCGGCAAGTAAGCTACCTAACATAACTACATGTCCGCCCGCAGCTAACGCTTTTACGATATCGCCTGAATACTTAATACCACCGTCAGCAATAATTGTTTTACCAGCCTTACGAGCCTCTGTAGCACAATCGTATATAGCTGTAATTTGAGGAACCCCAACTCCTGCTACAACACGAGTTGTACAAATAGACCCAGGTCCAATACCAACTTTGACAACATCGGCACCTGCTTCAAATAAAGCCTTTGTTGCTTCACCAGTAGCAACATTTCCAGCAACAATATCCAATTCCGGATATGCATTACGAATTTCTTTTACTGTATCCATAACACCTTGAGAATGACCATGTGCCGTATCAATAACAATTACATCTACCTGTGCTTCTACAAGTTTCTGTACTCTTATCATTGTATCTTTCGTAATTCCTACTGCAGCTCCTACTAACAAACGCCCATGATGATCTTTTGCAGCATTAGGGAATTCAATCACTTTTTCAATATCCTTAATTGTGATTAAACCTTTTAGTATTCCACTTTCATCAACGATAGGTAACTTTTCAATTTTGTACTGTTGAAGAATTTTTTCAGCATCCTCAAGAGTTGTTCCAACTGAAGCTGTTACCAATTGTTCCTTTGTCATTACATCATCAATTTTTAAAGAGTAATCCTGAATAAAGCGTAAATCACGGTTAGTGATAATGCCGACTAATTGTAAATCTTCTTCATTGTTTACAATAGGGACACCTGAAATTCTATATTTCCCCATCAAATGTTCAGCATCATATACCTGATGTTCTGGAGTTAAAAAGAAAGGATCTGTAATTACACCATTTTCAGAACGTTTAACAGTTTGAACTTGTTCCGCTTGTTCTTCAATACTCATATTTTTATGGATAACTCCAAGTCCACCTTGACGTGCCATTGCAATCGCCATTTTAGCTTCCGTAACCGTATCCATACCAGCACTAACCATCGGGATATTTAATTTAATTTTAGACGTTAATTGCACTGATAAATTGATATCCTTTGGTAATACTTCTGACTGAGCTGGAACTAATAA carries:
- the guaB gene encoding IMP dehydrogenase; translated protein: MWESKFQKEGLTFDDVLLVPAQSEVLPKDINLSVQLTSKIKLNIPMVSAGMDTVTEAKMAIAMARQGGLGVIHKNMSIEEQAEQVQTVKRSENGVITDPFFLTPEHQVYDAEHLMGKYRISGVPIVNNEEDLQLVGIITNRDLRFIQDYSLKIDDVMTKEQLVTASVGTTLEDAEKILQQYKIEKLPIVDESGILKGLITIKDIEKVIEFPNAAKDHHGRLLVGAAVGITKDTMIRVQKLVEAQVDVIVIDTAHGHSQGVMDTVKEIRNAYPELDIVAGNVATGEATKALFEAGADVVKVGIGPGSICTTRVVAGVGVPQITAIYDCATEARKAGKTIIADGGIKYSGDIVKALAAGGHVVMLGSLLAGTTESPGETEIFQGRRFKTYRGMGSIAAMEKGSKDRYFQEDAKKLVPEGIEGRLPYKGPLSDTVHQLLGGVRAGMGYCGTGTLESLRENAQFIRMTGAGLRESHPHDVQITKEAPNYSLS